Genomic DNA from Leishmania mexicana MHOM/GT/2001/U1103 complete genome, chromosome 15:
TAGCTGTGCTGGTACACGGAGATGGTGCGCTTTGGTATGCGCAGCTGGTGGGCGTAGTTGAAGGGCAGCCATTCTCCCGACGTAGGCGTCGTCTCGAAGACGACCTGTGTCGAGGCACCTCCCATATCGATGGTCGCGATGGTGGCAACGTCCGTGTCGAGCCTGTCCAGTAGGTAGTTCACCGTCAGCCACCCATAGACGCCCTCTTGAGCGCCAGAGATGATGGAGGCGCCACGAGACTGAAACGGAGATGCGTTGAGTGCTTGCTGGGCagcgtccagcagcacctgtTGGTCGGACTCAGGTAGGAGCCGAAGGCCGGCGGTAGCCTTGAGGGTGACGGAGGTGCACCTCTGGTAGCTTTCTGGGACCACCTCATCAGCAAAGCGCAGGAGCCCCGTAAGCGACTCCTTGGCGCCGTCCGGGTCGGTGGTAAAAGAGGACAGACCCGGCTCTATACGTTTGAAGCGCTCTTTCAGAAGTACGACaccggtgcggctgcgctcgTACTGGaacacatgcacacgtgaGCCAgtgctgccggcgtcgaTTACGATGTCGTAGACGTTCGCGTACGCCGAGTCACATGGGGAGAACAAAGGGCTTTTATGGTAGACAATGAAACCGAAGAGAACAAGCACACTAAGCACAAGGGTGCCGGCGACACGCAGTCGCTTCGACTGTTGAGTCATGCGCCGCACCGAGGAGTACGGTCGCATCCCATCCTGATACACAAGAGTGCCACGTAGGTTGGAGTCGAGCAACGTCAGACGTGGAGCAAGGAATGAGGAGGCCGCAGAGAGCtgcacgcagaggaggaaaCTAAGGACCTCATGCAGGTCGTAGTGAACgtgagaaaaaaaggaaaacagcACATTAGAAATGAGGCCAGTGAgcgcggagagagagagaagcggaggCAATGTAATCGTAGCGAGTGGGGTAGCGAGAAGTATTTCGTCAGAAAGAGTGGGTTGGAGTGGGAGACTATAGAGGCAGCGCGCAGAGCAAGCTGCAGTCTATAGCCCCCGGCAaggtgggtgggggaagaCGAGGGTAAGTGACGGGTGAACTGTAATCGTCACCGGTGCTCACCCCCTTTGGGTAACAACGGCAAAGTTGACAAATAGACAGTGCGTGCGCGGAAGTGCGGTCGTGGAAAGGAACGACGGCATTCTCtttgtttctttttcgtATGTGTGCGAGTGTATGCCCAAAGTGTCATCACTCTTCGCCCAGAGGAGATGTGTAGCTCTCCTGTGATCGGCAACACTCGCACGAGTCTGAAAGCCACGAGCAGGCACCCCACACTCACACAAAAGAGGAAGCACAAAGGGAAACGGAAAGTTAAATGGTGGGATCCTTAGTATTCATGGTTGGTCAGAATGAATAAAGGGAGGATAAGCGAGTGGCTATCGCGCATGCGCAAATAATGAGAAAGCAAGGCCTAAAAGAAAgggcacgcacagagacgcacacgtATCCCCTCTGGGAGGAGAAAAGACACGTCAAAcatgggtgcgtgtgggaGGGAGTGTAGGTGACGACGAGCTGGGCGGTAGTTTCGGATTCACTCCGTGCCGGGCGAATCATTTGCCAAGCGGCGGTAAAAATCTTTAATGTGCTCGACCGCCTCTTCGGCGGAGTCAGTAAAGAGCAAGCTGTCGATCTCCTCCTGCGATATCACGCCATAGTCAGCCAGAGCCTGCCAGTTGACCACCGTCCGCCAAAACTCCTTGTCGAGCAACACCACTGGCAGCGAAGGTATTTTCTTCGTCTGTTTCAGAGTGAGCAACTCGAACAGTTCGTCCAGCGTACCAAACCCACCCGGGGCGACGACTATGGCGCGACACGAGTACATCATCCAGAACTTGCGGGTAAAGAAGTAGTGGAACTCAAATGCCAACCCCTTCGTCACGTGGGGGTTGAGGCCTTTCTCAAACGGGAGGGAGATACCCATGCCCATCGTCACAGCGCCAGGTACCGAGGCTGCACCGTGgttcgccgcctccatgaATCCGGGGCCACCACCTGTAGTGACGACCAGGTCGTGAAAGCGCTTCTGCAAGTCGTCCAGGGACTCCGATCCATCCTCTGGAGTCAGTCTGAAGTAGTCGGGAATGTGCCTGAAACTGCGGTTGATGATATCCTGCTCCTTCTGAGAGAACTCTGCCACCATTCGTGCCATGTTCTCCACCATGTCGACCCACTTGCACATCCACTGCGTCTTCTTCAGGCGAGCGAGCTCGTTCTGGAGGCTTGCCTTCGTGCAGTCCTCTGTCGCAGCCGCCAGTTTGGAGTGGATGTCCTGGACGGTGCTGTCGTACTGCGCCTGAGTCATGGAGCGGGCACTGCCGAAGAAGAGAACGGTGGTGCGGATGAAgtgctgctgaaggcgtTGCTTGGGCTCCTCGAACTCGCACAAGATGCGGATCATACGCCCTGAGTAACTGTTGAGAAACTCCATGTTTCTGTAGGACTTGACGGTGGGAGTCAGCTTCTTGCCGGAGAGGTCCTCTCCCTTCTGGACATAAGGGGAGGACTCGTGCGAGTGGCGCAGGGTCGACATGGCCGTTTATATGGAACGCAGTTTATACGTATCTGTATGGTCCGCAATGTGTGTTTGGGGGGGGAGTACCGTTGATGAAAGCACACAAGAGACTCCTGAAAACACAGTTGAAGGAGGAAAAGAAGTTGCGAAGGCGTGCGTCTGGTCGTGTCGTTTTTGCTCGAGTTGTGATGGAAATCAaaagcgcgagagagagactggcggggaggagcacagggaggaggaggccccACACGTTCAACACCCAAAGATGGACAAGGAACAAAAGAAAGGAAACAAACAAAGAAGCGGCGGAAGCACACACGCTTGTTGGCGTACGAAGACAAAGGCAGTCGCAGGGTCGTTGTTTAAGGGgttctctgtctctctgcgGGTTTGGGTCTATGTGTGTTTGCAGTGCGCCAGACGATAACGGGGATGCCCCTTACAAGCAAGGAAAAATGGACAAAGGGAGAGGTGCGACAGCCACGGGCGAAGATCTGATCTTTTTCCTATGCGGTGCGCGCACCGGTTgtgagagacggaggagcagcagaggaCGAGCATCGTGCCAATCAAGTGTTCGGCGAAGTAGTGACGGCCATGGGGGAGTGAGAAAAGAGGATCGATGcaacgagggggagggggtgagtACCGCAAAGACGTGCAAGGTGAGTGTGTGAAGGTAGTGGGTGTGCAATCGTGAGAAGACGCAGCGCATGAAGGCAGCAAAATGAGGCCATAAGTAGGAAACAGTGAGTGGGTCAGGTTCgtcttcccccacccccttccctaAAGGGACGTCTCActggggagaggaggagacgtCAAGGCAAGCCGACCAGCTGAGGTCGCGGTGCCTTCTGGGTGCACATGTTAGATAGAGGTGAGTTTTCGGGGCGCTGAATTGCCCCTCCTAGAGAAACAAGAGCGGGGAGGAGCAGATTAAGATTGCCGGTCATTCCATCGGACTAATTGCGGATGCGCGAGTAATGCGTATCGTATCCAACCATTATCCATCACGTTCGTTTTGCTTGTGGTTTTTACGTTAATGTGTGCATACTCTACACTCGCTAGACGCTATCGATAGTCCGCTACTGCATCGGCTCTTATCTTATTGTTTTTCCTTGCTGATGCTTGGCGTTTGTGTTTGGTGGTGTGATGGTGAACATATCGgtgtttgcgtgtgcgctttgTTGCTGGCATCAATGATGGCACGAAAAGACAACCATCATctccagcaccacctcgcACCACTACAGCAAAGAGATAGACACTTCCTTCATCGCTTTCCGATTGGCACATTCGCTGTCCATATGAGTCAAACGCCATTCTACACCACCCACTGTCCACCACTCGCCAGCCTGCTACAGAAGGCCCCGTCGCCTCGTGCGAAGCATGCCGCTCACacacgcgtcgccgccatgcAGCCGTCCCAGCCAGctgagagcacggcctctgcctcacactctacgcaccaccgcgccgcgggtcgcctcgcagccgctcccatcatgccggtcgccacccgGTGCACCCCCCTCGGCGTGGCGCGCAGGCTCCCCCATCCCGTAggcagtgagggccgggtggggtGCGCTCGAGTGAGGTTGGCGCTGTGCCCGTCATGCGGGCGCACCAACGCGTGCACCGTTGCAGGGCGCCCCGATGCCGCGCCATCCAGCGCCCGACTGCCGGCatatcggcggcggcgcatcgctgTGGCCTCCGCACGTGCTAGGCACATGACCCTGgcaccagaggtggttccggcactggcaggggatagggaggggggctgcctggcttcTCCAGACAGGGTACTGGCGTACCGGACCCCTACATTACCCTGAGGTGTACCCCCGTCATGAgtgcacagagagaggaaggcgaAGGAAAAAGAGATGGGCTGGGGAGACAACGAGggaaagagaaagaaaagcgaACGAGAAAAACGAAAGATACATTAGGAAAACAAACATtttgcacacacacacacgcgcgcgtaccGAAGTCTGGAGCATACACCAAAGGGAGACACGAAAGAGAAGCCTGGAAGGGGTGGGGAAAGGCAGAAGcggagagcagaggagggaCAACAAAAACAATAGAACACCAGACGCAGTGTGCAGTCActgccgcgccaccactTGCACCACCCCACCGACGTGCGTGGCCAACTCCACAGCGTCACCCTCCACACCTCTGTCGCCTGTCGGACTGTAGGGCACCTCCCGTCGTCTTCGCTAGTGCCATCTCGTCATCAGCCGCGTCGAGCGGCATATGAGACTCAGGGGCATCTAATTCGCAGCATACACAATGCACATCAAAACCACCAAATCGGTCTTCTGGGTACCTCAACCGGGAACTGAtgttgccccccccccctgcacacgcaccgtcGGCTGCAGAGTCTTCCTCTCACGCAGCGGTTCGGGTGAAGTCGGGTCGACGGCGCGCGTTCAGTACTTGAAGACCTGCTCCTCCTTATAGCCTAGTGCTTTCAGTAGCCCGCCTATCGGGccctgctgcggtggctttCCCGGCTCAAATAGCTTGTCGCCGCTGATCGCCTGCATCATCGGAGGGGGACCACATACGAGGATCTTCGTGTTCTTCTCCCCTGGCTTTGGCATAAAGGTGGTTATCATGGCACTATTCACATAGCCGATACCGCCTAGCCACCGGTGCGGCACCTCCAGAAGGGTCAAATACATGTTGAAGTTGTTGTAGATCTTCTGCATCTCAATTAGCTCGTTAGCAAGCAGAATGTCGCGGCGCTGGTTGTTGGCGTAGATGAGAGAAATGTTTGTCTTGTCTTTGGGATTTTCTAGCACAGCACGAATCACCTGGTACATCGGCGAGATGCCGGTACCGCCGGCAATCATGCCCACGTGCTTCCACATGTTGGGCTTGTACGCAAACTTCTCAAAAGGGCCCTTGATGAGCAGCTCGTCACCTGGTTGCATGGAGAACAGATAGTTGCCCATCTTTCCCTTCGGATACTTCTTCACAACGAGCTCAAAGTGGCCCTTGGTGCTATTAGAGGAAATGGGGGTGTATGGTCGAGCAACGTCCTTGCCGTCTGCATCGGTGTACTTCGCGATAATGCACGAAGAAACTGGCATGAAGAAGCTATCATCGGCACTATCGAGGGCAAAGTAAAAGCGGCGCGTATCGTGCGACTCGTACCGAGAGGAAATCAACTTGAATGGCTTGTACTCATCGGGGGAGAACGTCTCCATTGGTTTCTTGGCGCAGCTGGCCGCTAAGTGCTCCGACTGCTTCGTGGTACTCCACATGGCACCAACGCTAACACCGCCTACTaggccggcgacggcgccagcaAGAAAACGAGCCATGATCTGCAGATACCCACAAACACTACAACGTTGCTATCGTAAAATGCTTTTGTACCCAGGAGCCGAACGGAGAGGTGAGGGCGAGTTTGTGTACAGTGGGGGaatgggtggtggtgtgtctgcctgtgcAACGCCTGCTATCAATCACGAAAACAAAAGCGAAAAGAGGCTTGAAGCCTGGCGTTGGAGGAAGAATGGAGGTGCcgggaaagggagaggaatCGCAACGACGTTTCTAGCACGAGACGCcaaggcggaggagcgcaGAAGGGCAAGTATGGAGACGATGGGGGGGGAGGTAAAAgcaaaggaggagaagaagagagaggagagatgGAAGATGACGCAGAGCGGGGCCAACAGCGAATGCAGAGGAGTCCaccgtttttttgtttccaGTGCTCCTATCGGATCGAAAGAAAATTTCGGAGGAGTGGCCACGCAATGGCGTGCGTTCGAGCATTGGCGGAAAAGCACCCTCGAGCTGCAAGGGAATAGGGCGAATCCCTGAGAGATGGGGAATCGGTCGTCTATGTCGGCGTCTACGCTAGCGAATGTTCACCTTTTCGGTTTCAttatgtgtgtatgggtaGAGGAGGACACGTTTAGGCGGCGTATGGGTGTCTCCAAACGAAGTCACATCTTGAACAGAAAAACAGAGATGAAGAGCTGTCTCTGTGACATGCTTCCCCTTGTATAGAGAAGCACGCCTCTCGCTGAGTTCCCtggcgcttgtgtgtgtgtctgcccaTGTGTATTTGCTCTTCCATCCTTCAGACCTGACGTTGCCATTTAGTGAGAAACAGAATGATACATCAGAGCGTTTTGTGGAATAGCTCCATGGGTGCCCACCTTGAAGTGAACAAACACACCGAAACGCACGGCCCCATTACGAACAtagacatgcacacatggaAAGAGGGACAAGTGGCGTGCGTAGTTTTTCTCCTTCGTTGTTACTGAAACTTCGCTTTCGCTTTAACGGGACACCGTGCACGAAATGAGCTGAGcaagagcacacgcacatatatatatatatacacgcGCATGCCCAGAATGactgagagagcgagagaggcgaaTGCGCCGAACATcaaaggaagggagagagagaactTCACAAATTCAAAACAAAAGACAACAGCAAATTTtaaaaagaaaacagaaaaggcAGACATCACATACAAGCACAACCACAAACGCGTTTTGTTCAGTTTTCGTTTCTGCGACGTGTCGGCGCTCTGCCTCACGCAACAGGAGTCAAACGCCATTCTACACCACCCACCGTCCACCACTCGCCAGCCTGCTACAGAAGGCCCCGTCGCCTCGTGCGAAGCATGCCGCTCACacacgcgtcgccgccatgcAGCCGTCCCAGCCAGctgagagcacggcctctgcctcacactctacgcaccaccgcgccgcgggtcgcctcgcagccgctcccatcatgccggtcgccacccgGTGCACCCCCCTCGGCGTGGCGCGCAGGCTCCCCCATCCCGTAggcagtgagggccgggtggggtGCGCTCGAGTGAGGTTGGCGCTGTGCCCGTCATGCGGGCGCACCAACGCGTGCACCGTTGCAGGGCGCCCCGATGCCGCGCCATCCAGCGCCCGACTGCCGGCatatcggcggcggcgcatcgctgTGGCCTCCGCACGTGCTAGGCACATGACCCTgccaccagaggtggttccggcactggcaggggatagggaggggggctgcctggcttcTCCAGACAGGGTACTGGCGTACGGGAGATCCTGGGATGCCATGCACCGAGAGGTGTGTGTacccccatcaccatcatACAGAAGGGGGAAAAACGCACAAGTCGGAAACGAAGAGCAAGAGAAAGACAGAAACTGTTGAGCTAAAAACGTACAGATACACAGGCAGAAAAAGAGACGCACACggttggggaggggtgggtgcgCCGTGCAGCTAGCAAGAGCAGGGAGAGGCATTCACGAGAAAgaagaaggaagaggaggtgcagcgacAAACGCGAAAACAGCCGCATGGGGACATTGATCTTGATAGTGGCTGTTGTCAgttgagggggagaggggcgagagaaaagggggttTCGACGCACCGCAGGACTCGAAGCTgaagaaggaaaaagaagTAAGGTGCGCTCCTCTGTTCTCGCTCATTGCGCCTCCAAGAGTGCTCCTACGCCGTCGCTCTTTCGTGTGGTGGGTGCGCAAATGCGGAGATGGTGATGGCCTTTGGTGATAATGTCTTAGTCGTTTTTACTTTTAAGGCCATGTGAGCTGCGGCGGTCTGGCAATCGTATGGAGGTACAGcagagaaagcgagagagtaATGAGAACAAAAAGAAACATAAAGATGCGTAAACGGAGGCAATGGTgagtggggaaggggtgacacccacacatagcgagagagagagcatgAAAAGACGAGACAAACAGAGGAGAAACAAAGGAAGATAAAAATGAaaacacacgaaaaaaaatgaaCAGAGAAGAACGTAGCGATCAAaagcgcatacacacacgcacacactgaGTCAAGAAAACGTGACTTTGAGCGCTAAGCCAACGAAGATAtaaagaaagagagggagaggaagggagtgAGGGGGTGCGCGGCTCGTCGTACTCACTTTAACCGGGTCAATGTGAGTACTCTGTGTACGAGTTTGATCATGCACCGTCTCGAGAGggcgaaacaaaaaaggctTGCCGTGTTGTCTGTTTGTTCAGAGGCCCACAAGACAGACGACACGCGAGTCTCCGATCGCACACCACTGAAtgagggagcgagagaacaacagagaaggagagagaaaatgAGAGACACACAGTCCAACCACATGAGCTAGCTGCATGAGGGAAGCGTAGCCGAGTAAAGTTTTttccccatcaccaccaccatggcTTCCATAGACGGGAGTCTCGCCGTTCTCTACCCCTACGCTCTCTTTcctctttcctcctctcgccccaTTCTCGCCTCCCAACCATACACCCACTActtttgttgtttcttcTCTGTTAAGCACCTAGCGCACGATTGAGCCTCCAAGGCGCCGAGCACAGCTAAGCTGTCGCCGAGACTAGCAGTGACGCACACTTCTTGTCCAGTCTTTACAGTGCGCCCTGCCTTGTATcgcctctgcgcgtgtgtagggaagctctcctccgctcctcgctctctcgatTTATTGCTGTTTCCTCACGAGATCAACAAAAGAagcccttcccctccctgtTGCGGTCCTCGAAGAGGCTGCTTCATGCCTGACATGTGTGCTGCCGCTTTCTCCCttgcgcacctgctgctgctctctcgccGTCTCCAACATTGTCAGCTTCGTCTCTCGCATCTACCTGTATCGCACACTGAGACTAGCTTTGCCGCAGCAAGCTCGCGCGAGCACCCTGACACAGTCACGCGCGTATGGTGCCTTGTGGGAGATACGCTAGGTAAGgcgaagaaaagggggacGACGGAGGCACAGAAAAGCCCGCGAATGCGCGTTTGTTCATCGCCCATCATCTCCACAgggtgccccccccccgtacGAAACAAGAAGGAGCGGAGGGTCGACGAGAGCAAAGCGCAAGAACGCAAAAGGACACCCATCGTCGGGTTca
This window encodes:
- a CDS encoding putative cytochrome-b5 reductase, which translates into the protein MWSTTKQSEHLAASCAKKPMETFSPDEYKPFKLISSRYESHDTRRFYFALDSADDSFFMPVSSCIIAKYTDADGKDVARPYTPISSNSTKGHFELVVKKYPKGKMGNYLFSMQPGDELLIKGPFEKFAYKPNMWKHVGMIAGGTGISPMYQVIRAVLENPKDKTNISLIYANNQRRDILLANELIEMQKIYNNFNMYLTLLEVPHRWLGGIGYVNSAMITTFMPKPGEKNTKILVCGPPPMMQAISGDKLFEPGKPPQQGPIGGLLKALGYKEEQVFKY
- a CDS encoding putative nucleoside diphosphatase codes for the protein MRPYSSVRRMTQQSKRLRVAGTLVLSVLVLFGFIVYHKSPLFSPCDSAYANVYDIVIDAGSTGSRVHVFQYERSRTGVVLLKERFKRIEPGLSSFTTDPDGAKESLTGLLRFADEVVPESYQRCTSVTLKATAGLRLLPESDQQVLLDAAQQALNASPFQSRGASIISGAQEGVYGWLTVNYLLDRLDTDVATIATIDMGGASTQVVFETTPTSGEWLPFNYAHQLRIPKRTISVYQHSYLGLGMNEAKKKLMTLFAEANGTSSFPCFPRGYTKHLNGVELRNSDATDFDACVGLFREHVITTATCRFDACGARGVPQPLFPSRRHPVYAFSYFYDRLYHFHKEGRPVYVSLYKEVGKEVCHRESASRATTPEETACMELAYLYSFLTNGLGLGDDTALTVPNRIAGMSVSWSLGSSLSFLLKME